Genomic DNA from Azospirillum brasilense:
CGACTATCCGGAAAGCTGGACCGGCCGCTACCACGGCATCCATTCCAGCCTGCTGACGATCAACATCTCCCCGACCGTGTCCTACCGGCTGATGCCGGACCTGACCATCGCCGGCGGCCTGCAGTTCCAGTACGCCAAGGCGCGGCTGAGCCAAGCTGTGGACTTCGGCTCCATCCTGGCCGCCACCGGGGTTCCCATCGCGCCGGGCTCGCGCGACGGCGTGGGCGAGGTGAAGGGCGACGACTGGGGCGTCGGCTTCACCGCCGGCATGCTATACGAGCCGGCCAAGGGCACCCGCTTCGGCGTCTCCTACCGCTCCTCCGTCTTCCACGAGCTGGACGGCGATTCGAAGTTCGAGGCCGTGCCGGCCGTGCCGGCGCTCCAGGCCAGCTTCGCCGGGTCGCCGGTGCGGGCGAAGGTCGCCACGCCGGACATCATCTCCTTCGGCGCCTACCACGAGCTGACCAGTTCCATCGCCGTGATGGCCGACGCGCAGTGGACCAACTGGTCGCGCTTCAAGGAGTTGCGCATCCGCTACCGCAACCCGCTGCGCACCGACACGGTGACCGACGAGAACTGGGACGACTCCTGGTTCTTCGCGCTGGGCGCCGCCTACAAGTGGAACGAGAAGCTGACCCTGCGTTTCGGCGTGGCCTATGACCAGACCCCGGTCAGCGACCAGTACCGCACGCCGCGCATCCCGGACGAGGACCGCTACTGGGTGTCGATCGGCGCCGGCTACCAGTTCACGGACAGCATCCGGACCGACATCGGCTACAGCCACATCTTCGCCAACAAGGCCAAGATCGACCTGCGCGACAACCTGACGGGCAGCGACGCCTTCCGCGGCAATCTGTCCGCCGACTACAAGGCCCATGTGGATGTGATCGCGCTCCAGACCAAAATCACCTTCTGATCCGCACCCCGGTGGAGCGCGCGGGCGCCGCCCGTTCGCTCCACCGTCCCCGCCTCTTGCCCGTCGCCGCGTCCGTGCTAGGCTTTCCCCCAATCAAGAACCCGTCCCGGGAGAGGAATCCGCATGGCCGACACCTTCACCGCCTTCGTCATCGAGGACGCCGACGGCAAGCCCAAAGGGGGCTTCAAGCCGCTGAGCCTGACCGACCTGCCCGACCATGACGTGCTGGTCGAAGTCGCCTTCTCCACCCTGAACTACAAGGACGGCCTCGCCGTGTCCGGCAAGGGCCGGATCGCCCGCAAGCTGCCGATGGTCGCCGGCATCGACCTCGCCGGCACGGTCGTGGAATCGCGCTCCGCCGACTGGAAGCCCGGCGACAAGGTGATCGTCAACGGCTGGGGCCTGTCGGAAACCCAGTGGGGCGGCTACAGCCGGTTCCAGCGCGTGAAGCCGGAATGGCTGACCCGCCTGCCCGACGTCTTCTCGCCGGAAGAGGCGATGGGCATCGGCACCGCCGGCTACACCGCGGCGCTCTGCGTCGACGCGCTGGAGGATTGGGGCACGATCCAGCCCGGCGGCAAGGAGGTTCTGGTCACCGGAGCGGCCGGCGGTGTCGGTTCCGTCGCGGTCGCCCTGCTCGCCAAGGCCGGTTATCCGGTCACCGCCTCCACCGGACGGCCCGAGACCCACGAATATCTGTCCGGCCTCGGCGCCACCGGCTTCATCGACCGCGCCGCCCTTCAGGAGAAAGGCCCGCCGCTCCAGAAGGAGCGCTGGGCCGGCGGCGTCGATTCGGTGGGCGGCATCACGCTGGTCAACGCCCTGTCGCAGACCGTCTGGGGCGGCGCCATCGCCGCCTGCGGGCTGGCGGGCAGCGCCGACCTGCCCGGAACGGTGCTGCCGCACATCCTGCGCAGCGTCACGCTGATCGGCGTCGATTCGGTCGCCGCCCCGGCGTCGCGGCGCGAGCGCGCCTGGGCGCGGCTGGCCCGCGACCTCGACAAGTCCCACCTGAAGGCGATGTACACGGTGGAGCCGATGTCGAAGCTGCCGGAACTGGCCGGCCAGATACTCGCCGGTC
This window encodes:
- a CDS encoding MDR family oxidoreductase, which codes for MADTFTAFVIEDADGKPKGGFKPLSLTDLPDHDVLVEVAFSTLNYKDGLAVSGKGRIARKLPMVAGIDLAGTVVESRSADWKPGDKVIVNGWGLSETQWGGYSRFQRVKPEWLTRLPDVFSPEEAMGIGTAGYTAALCVDALEDWGTIQPGGKEVLVTGAAGGVGSVAVALLAKAGYPVTASTGRPETHEYLSGLGATGFIDRAALQEKGPPLQKERWAGGVDSVGGITLVNALSQTVWGGAIAACGLAGSADLPGTVLPHILRSVTLIGVDSVAAPASRRERAWARLARDLDKSHLKAMYTVEPMSKLPELAGQILAGQVRGRVVIDVTA
- a CDS encoding OmpP1/FadL family transporter, translated to MSKGSLKGNLLAAAAAVAIAAPLPAGAAGYLLKEQSASGQGTSFAGATANGMGDATGLFFNPAALGTIEGNQAVGVLSGVFPTSKTSNARGTRATRLGGSAIRGTSDPGDIGMDAVIPSGYLAYTVSPDVKLGLAITAPWGLSTDYPESWTGRYHGIHSSLLTINISPTVSYRLMPDLTIAGGLQFQYAKARLSQAVDFGSILAATGVPIAPGSRDGVGEVKGDDWGVGFTAGMLYEPAKGTRFGVSYRSSVFHELDGDSKFEAVPAVPALQASFAGSPVRAKVATPDIISFGAYHELTSSIAVMADAQWTNWSRFKELRIRYRNPLRTDTVTDENWDDSWFFALGAAYKWNEKLTLRFGVAYDQTPVSDQYRTPRIPDEDRYWVSIGAGYQFTDSIRTDIGYSHIFANKAKIDLRDNLTGSDAFRGNLSADYKAHVDVIALQTKITF